One genomic region from Mesorhizobium terrae encodes:
- a CDS encoding amidohydrolase family protein, whose protein sequence is MSHDQQSTASQTGKTGKTVIRNIGLLLSGDIERPILRADTIVISDGLIAGVGTATELDLSDAATVIDANGCVVTPGLIDNHVHPAAGDWTPRQNQIGWIDSTLHGGVTTIISAGEAHYPGRPRDIIGVKALGIASQRAFANFRPGGMKIIAGAPVLEPGMTEADFRELADAGVTLIGEVGLGGVKDGPTGRQMIAWARKYGMTSMTHTGGPSIPGSGRIGADVVLEVDADIVAHINGGPTALPDDEIRRICEESPRGLEIVHNGNLRTGLFVLGIAKERNILDRVVLGTDGPAGSGVQPLGILRTICHLASLGDVPTEVAFCFATGNTARVRKLDDRGVVEVGRAADLVFMDQAAGGIGRDFLDSLALGNLPGIGMIMIDGAPCTARSRNTPPAIRMPEIVAA, encoded by the coding sequence ATGTCGCACGACCAGCAAAGCACCGCCAGCCAAACCGGCAAAACCGGCAAAACCGTCATTCGCAACATCGGGCTGTTGCTAAGCGGCGATATCGAACGACCGATCCTCCGAGCGGATACGATTGTCATCAGTGACGGACTGATAGCCGGCGTCGGCACGGCCACGGAACTCGACTTGAGCGACGCCGCGACGGTCATCGACGCGAATGGCTGTGTTGTCACACCCGGGCTGATCGATAACCACGTTCATCCGGCGGCGGGCGACTGGACGCCTCGTCAGAACCAGATCGGCTGGATCGATTCCACACTTCATGGCGGCGTCACCACCATCATCTCCGCGGGCGAGGCGCATTATCCGGGCCGGCCCAGGGACATCATCGGTGTGAAGGCGCTAGGCATTGCCTCGCAGCGGGCCTTTGCCAATTTCCGTCCCGGCGGCATGAAGATCATCGCTGGCGCGCCGGTGCTTGAGCCTGGCATGACTGAAGCCGATTTCCGCGAACTGGCGGACGCCGGAGTGACATTGATCGGCGAGGTCGGTCTCGGCGGCGTCAAGGACGGCCCTACCGGCCGCCAGATGATCGCCTGGGCACGCAAATACGGCATGACCTCGATGACCCACACCGGTGGTCCGTCGATCCCGGGTTCGGGACGCATTGGCGCCGACGTCGTGCTCGAGGTCGACGCCGATATCGTGGCGCATATCAATGGCGGACCGACGGCGCTGCCCGACGACGAGATCCGCCGTATTTGCGAAGAGAGCCCGCGAGGCCTCGAGATCGTCCACAACGGCAATTTGCGCACCGGACTGTTCGTGCTCGGCATCGCCAAGGAGCGCAACATTCTCGACCGCGTTGTCCTCGGCACCGACGGCCCTGCGGGCTCGGGCGTGCAGCCACTCGGTATCCTTCGAACCATCTGCCACCTCGCCTCGCTCGGCGACGTGCCGACCGAAGTCGCCTTCTGCTTCGCCACCGGCAACACGGCGCGCGTGCGCAAACTCGATGATCGCGGCGTCGTCGAAGTTGGCCGAGCCGCCGACCTGGTGTTCATGGACCAGGCGGCTGGCGGCATCGGCCGTGATTTCCTGGACAGTCTGGCGCTCGGCAATTTGCCAGGCATCGGCATGATCATGATCGACGGCGCCCCATGCACCGCCCGTAGCCGCAATACGCCGCCGGCGATCCGCATGCCTGAGATCGTCGCGGCCTGA
- a CDS encoding amino acid synthesis family protein, with protein MNAEIRRIITIVEEVRDEGGRLVHPPTRRAAAVAVIHNPFAGRFMDDLSALSDIGEELGDILPRRAVAALGISADRVESFGKAAAVGADGELEHAAAILHPKLGAPFRAILGKAAALIPSAKKRGGMGVPLDIPLGHKDAAKVRSHFDGMEVRIPDAPRDNEIVVAIAITGSGRPHPRIGGLSKDKIVGIDGVN; from the coding sequence ATGAATGCCGAGATCCGCCGGATCATCACCATCGTCGAGGAAGTTCGCGACGAGGGCGGCAGGCTCGTCCATCCACCGACAAGGCGCGCCGCCGCGGTCGCGGTGATCCACAATCCCTTCGCTGGCCGGTTTATGGATGACCTTTCCGCACTTTCCGATATTGGCGAAGAACTCGGCGACATACTGCCGCGCCGCGCCGTTGCGGCGCTCGGCATTTCCGCCGATCGGGTCGAAAGTTTCGGCAAGGCGGCGGCCGTTGGTGCCGACGGTGAACTGGAACACGCCGCGGCGATCCTGCACCCCAAGCTTGGCGCGCCGTTCCGCGCGATACTAGGCAAGGCTGCGGCTTTGATCCCGTCGGCCAAAAAGCGCGGCGGTATGGGAGTTCCCCTCGATATTCCTTTGGGCCACAAGGACGCGGCGAAGGTCCGCAGCCATTTCGATGGCATGGAGGTGCGTATCCCCGATGCCCCGCGCGACAACGAGATCGTGGTTGCAATCGCCATTACCGGTTCAGGGCGTCCGCATCCGCGCATCGGCGGATTGAGCAAGGACAAGATTGTCGGCATCGACGGCGTGAACTGA
- a CDS encoding amino acid synthesis family protein, whose amino-acid sequence MPDVVVRKLVVQVEEVFHEGGPIRPEPVKRGSVLAVIANPYAGRYVEDIQPFMEDLKPLGLEMASKLVDALGGDASVVEGYGKGAIVGGGGELEHGALWHNPGGYAMRELLGGAKAIVPSSKKVGGPGVRIDIPITHVNASYVRSHFDAIEVGINDAPRNNEMVLVLAMTTGARVHARAGGLQAQDIKGEDGLR is encoded by the coding sequence ATGCCGGACGTGGTCGTCAGGAAATTGGTCGTGCAGGTCGAGGAGGTGTTTCACGAGGGCGGGCCGATACGTCCCGAACCGGTGAAACGTGGTTCCGTGCTCGCGGTGATCGCCAACCCCTATGCCGGTCGCTATGTCGAGGATATCCAACCCTTCATGGAAGACCTGAAGCCCTTGGGCCTGGAAATGGCGAGCAAGCTCGTCGATGCGCTCGGCGGCGACGCTTCCGTGGTGGAAGGTTATGGCAAGGGCGCCATCGTCGGCGGCGGCGGCGAGCTTGAACATGGTGCGCTTTGGCACAATCCCGGTGGTTACGCGATGCGTGAACTGCTCGGCGGCGCCAAGGCGATCGTGCCATCGAGCAAGAAAGTCGGCGGACCGGGCGTGCGCATCGATATACCGATCACGCATGTCAACGCTTCTTATGTGCGCAGCCATTTCGACGCGATCGAAGTTGGCATCAACGACGCCCCCCGAAACAACGAGATGGTTCTGGTGTTGGCCATGACGACCGGCGCTCGCGTGCATGCCCGTGCCGGTGGCCTACAAGCCCAGGACATCAAGGGTGAGGACGGCCTGCGATGA
- a CDS encoding BMP family lipoprotein, translating into MKSVFQKCMIAGVALVASLGSAAAANGKVSVAAISGYFAQGFGVSIVNGLNKAKDEFGIDLKLVDTGNRALDYEEQFSNLAKGGQYDLIFVMGWELVDALQKASAAYPNQRFVFIDGVLDSDKMIYANFAEEQGSFVAGALAGMIENKGTAFEKIGGGKAIGFVGGRDIPVIRNFLGGYEQGSKYAAPDVKVNAVFAGTFDDPAKGSELAQALYGQGADIVYNVAGPTGEGVMQASAAVDKYSIGVDVDMCASAPGNVLASMLKRGDIAVYSLIKDEVQGRKITPGTRTFDLASGGVEVKVCSDIAPSIPADVTAKLDEIKKGIADGSIKVERHK; encoded by the coding sequence ATGAAAAGCGTATTCCAAAAATGCATGATCGCCGGCGTGGCCCTCGTCGCCTCGCTCGGCTCGGCTGCAGCCGCCAACGGCAAGGTGTCGGTTGCTGCGATCTCGGGATATTTCGCGCAGGGCTTCGGTGTTTCCATCGTCAACGGCCTCAACAAAGCCAAGGACGAATTCGGCATCGACCTCAAGCTTGTCGACACCGGCAATCGTGCGCTCGACTATGAGGAACAGTTCTCCAATCTCGCCAAGGGCGGTCAGTACGATCTGATTTTCGTCATGGGCTGGGAGTTGGTTGACGCGCTTCAGAAGGCCAGCGCCGCCTATCCGAACCAGCGCTTCGTCTTCATCGATGGCGTGCTCGACAGCGACAAGATGATCTATGCCAATTTCGCCGAGGAACAGGGTTCCTTTGTTGCCGGCGCACTCGCTGGAATGATCGAGAACAAGGGAACCGCTTTTGAGAAGATCGGTGGCGGCAAAGCCATTGGCTTTGTCGGCGGCCGCGACATCCCTGTTATCCGCAACTTCCTGGGCGGCTATGAGCAGGGTTCGAAATATGCCGCTCCCGATGTGAAGGTGAACGCTGTTTTTGCCGGCACTTTCGATGACCCCGCAAAGGGTAGCGAGTTGGCTCAGGCGCTCTACGGGCAAGGCGCCGACATCGTCTACAATGTCGCAGGCCCGACGGGCGAAGGCGTCATGCAGGCAAGCGCAGCCGTCGACAAATATTCGATTGGCGTCGACGTCGACATGTGTGCCTCGGCGCCAGGCAACGTGCTTGCGTCGATGCTGAAGCGCGGCGACATCGCCGTCTACAGTCTGATCAAGGACGAGGTCCAGGGCCGCAAGATTACCCCCGGTACGCGTACCTTCGACCTCGCCTCCGGTGGCGTCGAAGTTAAGGTCTGCAGCGACATTGCTCCATCGATCCCGGCGGACGTGACGGCCAAGCTTGACGAAATCAAGAAGGGCATCGCCGACGGCTCGATCAAGGTCGAACGCCACAAGTGA
- a CDS encoding ABC transporter ATP-binding protein yields the protein MSDTSPANTEKPTATAETAVELIGITKRFGAFVANENVNLTVKRGEIHAIIGENGAGKTTLMNILFGLLQPDEGKIKLNGKEIVVTDPAMAIDAGLGMVHQHFKLVPSLSVAENVFLGMEIRRNGLIDHTAQIDRTRELSERFGLKVEPEERVSLLSVGIEQRIEILKVLARGARTIILDEPTAVLTPQESRELFQTLRGFVAGGMTVIFISHHLEEVMEVSDTVTVLRHGKHVATRPTAELTKADLVRMMVGRDVSFDRRPRGKTDGQVVLEVRNLWARDDRRLPALRDANFTVRAGEIVGIAGVAGNGQTELAEVLSGLRPASHGSAMLKGRDLTTLSPAEIREAGFAHVPGDRMVRGVDGSASISSNFLMGRQFKAPWNRGGRLDWRAVADQATEMIKRFDIRARGPEDTVKRLSGGNIQKVVLAREFTNEADFLLIDQPTRGVDIGAQESIHDEIMRQRAAGRAVLVISVQLDELLTLADRILVMFNGRIMGEVDGDSADSERIGMMMAGLEAEAATGEVAA from the coding sequence GTGTCGGACACGTCGCCAGCCAACACTGAAAAACCGACGGCAACGGCCGAAACTGCCGTTGAATTGATCGGCATCACCAAACGCTTCGGCGCTTTCGTCGCCAACGAGAACGTCAACCTCACGGTCAAGCGCGGCGAAATCCACGCCATCATCGGTGAGAATGGCGCCGGCAAGACGACGCTGATGAACATCCTTTTCGGTCTGCTGCAGCCCGACGAAGGCAAGATCAAGCTCAACGGCAAGGAAATTGTCGTCACCGATCCTGCCATGGCGATCGATGCCGGGCTTGGCATGGTGCACCAGCACTTCAAGCTGGTACCATCGCTGTCCGTCGCCGAGAACGTGTTTCTCGGCATGGAAATCCGCCGCAACGGCCTGATCGACCACACCGCCCAGATCGACAGGACGCGTGAACTGTCCGAGCGCTTTGGCCTCAAGGTGGAACCGGAAGAGCGCGTGTCTCTGCTCTCTGTCGGCATTGAGCAGCGCATCGAGATCCTGAAAGTGCTGGCGCGCGGCGCGCGCACGATCATCCTTGACGAACCCACCGCGGTGCTGACACCACAGGAAAGCCGCGAGCTGTTCCAGACGCTGCGCGGCTTCGTCGCCGGGGGCATGACCGTCATCTTCATCTCGCACCACCTCGAGGAGGTGATGGAGGTGTCCGATACAGTGACCGTGTTGCGTCACGGCAAACACGTCGCCACGCGCCCGACAGCCGAACTCACCAAGGCCGATCTGGTCCGCATGATGGTCGGTCGCGACGTGAGCTTCGATCGCCGCCCGCGCGGGAAGACCGACGGCCAGGTGGTTCTTGAGGTGAGGAACCTCTGGGCCCGCGACGACCGCCGCCTGCCGGCGTTGCGCGATGCGAATTTCACAGTGCGCGCCGGCGAGATCGTCGGCATCGCCGGTGTCGCCGGCAACGGCCAGACGGAACTGGCCGAAGTGCTGTCGGGCCTGCGTCCGGCAAGCCACGGCTCCGCCATGCTCAAGGGTCGCGATCTGACCACGCTGTCGCCGGCCGAAATTCGTGAGGCGGGCTTCGCCCATGTACCCGGCGACCGCATGGTGCGTGGCGTCGACGGCTCCGCCTCAATCTCATCGAATTTTTTGATGGGGCGCCAGTTCAAGGCACCGTGGAATCGCGGGGGCCGTCTCGACTGGCGCGCGGTCGCCGATCAGGCGACGGAGATGATCAAGCGTTTCGACATCCGCGCACGCGGGCCAGAAGACACAGTCAAGCGCCTGTCGGGCGGCAATATCCAGAAAGTGGTGCTGGCGCGCGAATTCACCAATGAAGCGGACTTCCTGCTCATCGACCAACCGACGCGCGGCGTCGACATCGGCGCGCAGGAATCCATCCACGACGAGATCATGCGCCAGCGTGCCGCTGGCCGCGCCGTGCTCGTCATCTCGGTGCAGCTCGACGAACTGCTCACTTTGGCCGATCGCATCCTGGTGATGTTCAACGGCCGCATCATGGGCGAGGTCGATGGCGACAGCGCCGACAGCGAAAGGATCGGCATGATGATGGCAGGCCTGGAAGCTGAGGCTGCGACCGGCGAGGTAGCGGCATGA
- a CDS encoding ABC transporter permease encodes MSERLRAFYGQIIAVAIALAIGAVIIVLVDESPIKVFMTLLRGAFGDQAKVAGTLLQTTPILICGIAACIGLRGGMFNVGIEGQLFLGGFAAAWVGFALPLSAGLHVVVGMAVAVLAGAAWVAIPAYFRARYNTNEVVSTILSNYVAVLLTSYFTIFLFKRPGGWSETPPILPTAYLPELFSFSRLNWGLVIGLALALFVAWFFRHTAKGYSVSMVGSAPKFAEYGGIDVKRQGFLVLLASGAVGGLAGGIETLGVHHRFMEGFAPGFGFDGLIAALLANGSPIGTIFTALFFGALRNGSLLLETDTNASREIITVIQALIILSVSAQVLMKRRGDSTAGERRWKF; translated from the coding sequence ATGAGCGAGAGATTGCGCGCCTTCTACGGCCAGATCATCGCCGTGGCGATCGCCCTCGCCATCGGCGCGGTGATCATCGTGCTCGTCGACGAGAGCCCCATCAAGGTGTTCATGACGCTGCTCAGAGGCGCGTTCGGCGATCAGGCCAAGGTTGCCGGCACCCTGCTGCAGACGACGCCAATCCTGATCTGCGGCATCGCCGCCTGCATTGGCCTGCGCGGCGGCATGTTCAATGTCGGCATCGAGGGCCAGCTGTTCCTCGGCGGTTTCGCCGCTGCCTGGGTCGGCTTCGCCCTGCCACTGTCGGCCGGCCTGCATGTCGTGGTCGGCATGGCGGTGGCGGTACTTGCCGGTGCCGCCTGGGTGGCGATCCCTGCTTATTTCCGCGCGCGCTACAACACCAACGAGGTCGTTTCGACGATCCTGTCGAACTATGTCGCGGTGCTACTCACCTCTTACTTCACCATCTTCCTGTTCAAGCGTCCGGGTGGCTGGTCGGAGACCCCGCCGATCCTGCCGACGGCCTATTTGCCCGAACTGTTCTCGTTCTCGCGGCTCAACTGGGGCCTGGTCATCGGCCTCGCGCTGGCGCTCTTTGTCGCCTGGTTCTTCCGCCATACCGCCAAGGGCTACTCGGTCTCGATGGTCGGTTCGGCGCCGAAATTCGCCGAATATGGCGGCATCGACGTCAAGCGCCAAGGCTTCCTGGTGCTGCTCGCCTCGGGGGCGGTCGGCGGCCTTGCCGGGGGCATCGAGACGCTCGGCGTCCATCACCGCTTCATGGAGGGTTTTGCGCCCGGGTTCGGCTTCGACGGACTGATCGCGGCGCTGCTTGCCAACGGCTCGCCCATTGGCACCATCTTCACGGCGCTGTTCTTCGGCGCTCTGCGCAACGGCTCGCTGCTGCTCGAAACCGACACCAACGCCTCGCGCGAAATCATCACCGTCATCCAGGCCCTCATCATCCTCAGCGTTTCGGCGCAGGTCTTGATGAAGCGCCGCGGCGACAGCACGGCGGGAGAACGTCGATGGAAGTTCTGA
- a CDS encoding ABC transporter permease has translation MEVLSSLFNVALLVAMLRTTAPILLVALGGSFTTKAGIFNIGLEGQMLVGAFFAVLGSIWSGSALVGVACGVAAALIFALAFAVLVVSFRANEVVVGLALNILAGGMTISLMKAIFGTRGSIVGKGIVGLPKVQIPGARDLLGSWAPLVNGFTPMVYVAFIAVPLLVLFYKRTRLGLYIRVVGEKPEAAEALGISITRVRYTASLLCGLLAGLAGAHLSLGYITMFTENMSSGRGFMAVAILIFSAGDPLKVLAGCLLFGFADAFSLRLQTFGFPSYLILAVPYLVALVALFALSYRSRPKIIRETLESMKKLLSVENKPAGTGTNAG, from the coding sequence ATGGAAGTTCTGAGCAGCCTGTTTAATGTCGCGCTGCTGGTCGCCATGCTGCGAACCACGGCGCCGATCCTGCTCGTCGCTCTCGGCGGTTCGTTCACCACCAAGGCCGGCATCTTCAACATCGGCCTCGAGGGCCAGATGCTGGTCGGCGCATTCTTCGCGGTGCTCGGCTCGATCTGGTCGGGCTCGGCCCTGGTCGGCGTCGCCTGTGGCGTGGCCGCGGCACTGATCTTCGCGCTCGCCTTCGCCGTGCTGGTGGTCTCTTTCCGCGCCAACGAGGTTGTCGTCGGCCTCGCGTTGAACATCCTCGCAGGCGGCATGACGATTTCACTGATGAAGGCGATCTTCGGCACGCGTGGCTCGATCGTCGGCAAGGGCATCGTCGGCCTGCCCAAGGTGCAGATCCCTGGTGCGCGAGACCTGTTGGGTTCGTGGGCACCGCTGGTCAACGGCTTCACGCCGATGGTCTATGTCGCCTTCATCGCCGTGCCGCTTTTGGTGCTGTTTTACAAGCGCACGCGGCTTGGTCTCTATATTCGCGTCGTCGGCGAAAAGCCCGAGGCTGCCGAGGCGCTCGGCATCTCCATCACCCGCGTGCGCTACACCGCCTCGCTGCTCTGCGGCCTGCTGGCCGGTCTCGCCGGTGCGCATCTGTCGCTTGGCTACATCACCATGTTCACCGAGAACATGTCGTCTGGTCGCGGTTTCATGGCCGTCGCCATCCTGATCTTCTCGGCCGGCGATCCGCTCAAGGTGCTGGCGGGCTGTCTGCTGTTCGGCTTCGCCGACGCCTTCTCGCTGCGGCTCCAGACCTTCGGCTTCCCGTCCTACCTCATCCTGGCGGTCCCTTATCTGGTGGCACTGGTGGCACTGTTCGCTCTGTCCTACCGCAGCCGGCCGAAGATCATCCGCGAGACGCTGGAGAGTATGAAGAAGCTGCTCTCCGTCGAGAACAAGCCGGCCGGGACCGGCACCAACGCAGGTTGA
- a CDS encoding nucleoside hydrolase, with protein MERIILDVDSAGDDILAVLFAAANPNVKLEAVTTCTGAAGPIEQVTNVVLNTLSLAGRDDIPVHAGAWRPIVGHSRADMEAPVHFEKTLTARFGDRLKKFNPPASKPKRDATPGHAVDFIIKTVMANPGQITLVTTGPLTNAAMALLQESRLAGALKRLLVLGGTFTTPGNITPVTEYNIWADPEASRIVLNAEVDKILVPLDICEDNRVATSMLTRDDIADMQAKSKDNPVLDMIADVFPIYIDIWREFFGLVGFPLDDVITVALAFDPELSTLTEPLFVDVLIDGRVSRGQTVAYRGFQILPGGGPKTTRIGTDLEGRRFLDMFKETIARYERTA; from the coding sequence ATGGAACGCATCATCCTCGACGTGGATTCGGCCGGCGACGACATTCTCGCCGTGCTGTTTGCCGCGGCCAATCCGAACGTGAAGCTGGAGGCGGTGACTACGTGCACCGGTGCCGCCGGCCCGATCGAGCAGGTTACCAATGTCGTGCTCAACACGCTGTCGCTCGCCGGCCGCGACGACATTCCGGTTCACGCCGGCGCCTGGCGGCCGATCGTCGGTCACTCCAGGGCCGACATGGAAGCGCCTGTGCATTTCGAAAAGACGCTTACCGCCCGCTTCGGCGACCGGCTGAAGAAGTTCAACCCGCCTGCGTCAAAACCAAAGCGCGATGCGACGCCGGGCCATGCTGTCGATTTCATCATCAAGACGGTGATGGCCAATCCCGGCCAGATCACGCTTGTCACCACCGGCCCGCTGACCAATGCGGCGATGGCGCTGTTGCAGGAATCCCGGCTCGCCGGGGCGCTGAAGCGGCTTTTAGTGCTCGGCGGCACCTTTACCACGCCCGGTAACATCACGCCGGTGACCGAATACAACATCTGGGCCGATCCGGAAGCGTCGCGCATCGTGCTCAACGCCGAGGTCGACAAGATCCTCGTGCCACTCGACATTTGCGAAGACAACCGCGTCGCCACCTCCATGCTGACGCGCGACGACATCGCCGACATGCAGGCGAAATCGAAGGATAATCCCGTCCTCGACATGATCGCCGACGTGTTCCCGATCTATATCGACATCTGGCGCGAGTTCTTCGGCCTCGTCGGCTTCCCGCTCGACGACGTCATCACCGTGGCGCTGGCCTTCGATCCCGAACTTTCGACTCTGACCGAGCCGCTGTTCGTCGACGTGCTGATCGACGGCCGCGTCTCGCGCGGCCAGACGGTCGCCTATCGTGGCTTCCAGATATTGCCCGGTGGCGGCCCGAAGACGACGCGCATCGGCACCGATCTCGAAGGCCGCCGCTTCCTCGACATGTTCAAAGAAACCATCGCGCGTTACGAGCGGACGGCGTGA
- a CDS encoding nucleoside hydrolase, with the protein MKPTPILFDCDPGHDDAIALVMAHRSPAIELLGVTTTCGNAELEKTTTNALRILEYIGAGDVPVAAGCHRPLARPLVLGTADGPSGLEGSPYLPQATIKPVDQHAVDFLADKLLASPEPLLVVATGPLCNIGLLILKHPEVLPKIKELIWMGGVFYRKSEIITPTEFNAFCDPEALKIVLDSGVPILMVGLDVTMRVLVEKAQYAELATIDTPLGKLVNDWLLFYEKLHRNSMGVGGAMHDPLALALAIDPTLVKTRPAHIAVDLTGTHTFGATVADFWGERGEKDNARIAYDVDADRFFKLMFDLLRD; encoded by the coding sequence ATGAAACCTACACCCATCCTCTTCGACTGCGACCCCGGCCACGACGACGCCATCGCCCTGGTCATGGCGCATCGCTCGCCAGCCATCGAACTGCTCGGCGTCACCACCACCTGCGGCAATGCCGAGCTGGAAAAGACGACGACCAACGCCTTGCGCATCCTCGAATACATCGGCGCCGGCGACGTGCCAGTCGCTGCCGGCTGCCACCGCCCGCTGGCGCGACCGCTGGTGCTCGGCACCGCCGACGGTCCGAGTGGCCTCGAAGGTTCGCCCTACCTGCCGCAGGCGACCATCAAGCCGGTCGATCAGCATGCGGTCGACTTCCTTGCCGACAAGCTTCTGGCCTCGCCCGAGCCGCTGCTCGTGGTCGCCACCGGACCGCTCTGCAACATCGGCCTATTGATCCTCAAGCACCCCGAGGTGCTGCCCAAGATCAAGGAACTGATCTGGATGGGCGGCGTGTTCTACCGCAAGAGCGAGATCATCACGCCGACCGAGTTCAACGCCTTCTGCGATCCCGAAGCGCTGAAGATCGTGCTCGATTCCGGCGTGCCGATCCTCATGGTCGGCCTCGACGTGACCATGCGGGTGCTGGTCGAGAAGGCGCAATATGCCGAACTCGCCACCATCGACACGCCGCTGGGCAAGCTCGTCAACGACTGGCTGCTGTTCTACGAGAAGCTGCATCGCAACTCGATGGGCGTCGGCGGCGCTATGCACGACCCGCTAGCGCTGGCGCTGGCCATCGATCCCACACTGGTCAAGACCCGGCCGGCCCATATCGCCGTCGACCTGACCGGCACCCATACCTTCGGCGCAACCGTCGCCGACTTCTGGGGCGAGCGCGGCGAGAAAGACAACGCCAGGATTGCCTACGACGTCGATGCCGACCGCTTCTTCAAGTTGATGTTCGATCTTTTGAGAGATTGA
- a CDS encoding aldose 1-epimerase gives MAPLGLSNAVARITVRPDLGAGLTSFDVMHKGGWTPVFRSVDPETEQPFGLSNILLIPFSGRVSGGGFAFDGTFHPVERNMPTEKYPIHGSGFSSVWTVTEKTNETVLLTLEGKGPGPFRYDASMTYRLEGTTLVMELTATNRAGIALPYGLGFHPWFVRDRNTCLTASSDLAWLEHTDHLPRSVEAVADHPELDFNTLRKLPSSWVNNWFAGWDRNARIDWPDRGLSVIIEASEHLDQYVLFSPSGDADFFCFEPVSHPVDAFNLPEGPIAHGMTRLEPGAEMRASARFSVRATDA, from the coding sequence ATGGCGCCACTCGGCCTGTCCAATGCGGTCGCCAGGATTACCGTCAGGCCGGATCTGGGGGCGGGGCTGACGTCCTTCGATGTGATGCACAAAGGCGGCTGGACGCCGGTGTTTCGTTCGGTCGACCCTGAAACCGAACAGCCGTTCGGCCTGTCGAACATCCTGCTGATCCCGTTCTCGGGGCGCGTCTCGGGCGGCGGTTTTGCCTTCGATGGCACGTTTCATCCGGTCGAGCGCAACATGCCGACGGAAAAATACCCCATCCATGGCAGCGGATTCTCCTCGGTCTGGACAGTCACCGAAAAGACGAACGAGACCGTTCTACTGACTCTCGAAGGGAAGGGGCCGGGACCATTCCGCTACGATGCCTCGATGACCTACCGGTTGGAGGGAACAACCCTCGTGATGGAGCTCACTGCTACGAACAGGGCAGGGATCGCCTTGCCCTATGGCTTGGGATTCCACCCGTGGTTCGTACGGGACCGCAACACCTGTCTCACCGCCAGTTCCGACCTAGCCTGGTTGGAACATACCGACCACCTGCCGCGATCGGTCGAAGCTGTTGCCGATCATCCGGAACTGGATTTCAACACGCTACGGAAACTGCCGTCGTCCTGGGTCAACAACTGGTTCGCCGGCTGGGATCGCAATGCTCGTATCGATTGGCCGGATCGCGGCCTGTCGGTGATCATCGAGGCGAGCGAACATCTGGATCAATACGTGCTGTTTTCTCCGTCGGGCGACGCCGATTTCTTCTGTTTCGAACCGGTCTCGCACCCCGTCGATGCGTTCAACCTGCCGGAAGGACCGATCGCGCACGGCATGACAAGGCTGGAGCCCGGAGCCGAAATGCGCGCCAGCGCCAGGTTTTCGGTACGCGCGACGGATGCGTGA
- a CDS encoding SDR family oxidoreductase encodes MTTLAGKNVLLTGALGTLGRAQADILAKAGTNLFLLDRPDAEGGEAFAAGIAAKHGVASSYVGQDLNDLSGTQARGEALSESSGGIDILINNAALIINKPFEAFSLEEYEDQLRVNSAAAFALTRAVAAQMKQKRYGKIVNFCSVTLNGRWDGYVPYVASKGAMLGLTKTLARELGAHGVRVNAVSPGAVVSDAERRVFADRLQEYNDWILENQCLKSRIEPRHVAELVLFLVSPASDMITGQNIHVDGGW; translated from the coding sequence ATGACGACACTTGCCGGGAAAAACGTGCTTCTCACCGGGGCTTTGGGAACGCTGGGGCGTGCCCAGGCCGATATTCTCGCCAAGGCCGGGACCAACCTCTTCCTGCTCGACCGGCCGGACGCCGAGGGCGGCGAGGCGTTCGCCGCCGGGATTGCTGCGAAGCACGGCGTGGCGTCTTCCTATGTCGGCCAGGATCTCAACGACCTTTCCGGCACGCAGGCGCGGGGGGAAGCGCTGTCGGAAAGCTCGGGCGGCATCGATATCCTCATCAACAATGCGGCCCTGATCATCAACAAGCCGTTCGAGGCCTTCTCGCTTGAGGAATACGAAGACCAGTTGCGGGTGAATTCAGCCGCGGCATTCGCGCTGACACGCGCGGTGGCGGCTCAGATGAAGCAAAAGCGTTATGGCAAGATCGTCAATTTCTGTTCGGTGACGCTGAATGGCCGCTGGGATGGCTATGTGCCTTACGTCGCTTCCAAGGGCGCCATGCTCGGCCTGACCAAGACGCTGGCCCGTGAACTCGGCGCGCACGGGGTGCGCGTCAACGCCGTCTCGCCGGGCGCGGTGGTCTCGGACGCCGAACGGCGGGTCTTCGCCGACCGGTTGCAGGAGTACAATGACTGGATCCTCGAAAATCAGTGCCTGAAATCGCGGATCGAGCCAAGGCACGTTGCCGAGCTCGTCCTGTTCCTGGTTTCGCCCGCCTCCGACATGATCACCGGCCAGAACATCCATGTCGACGGCGGCTGGTGA